ACCTATCCTTCCCACAtcaataacattatcattattatcaattaatcaattttttatcatcttgACTAGGGGAAAGATGATGCTTGTCTTTGCATTGTAGTGCATGCTTGGTTGCttgatattttgtatttttatttattttcatttatcgTGGTCCGTACAATATACCATCACAACAACAACATGGTCTTCCATGTCCCAAATGACCTTTCCTTTTTATTGTCCATGCATTAGCTACATATCATCTTGGTTTGATATACATTGCTATATAAAATGAAGGCCGTTCTCCTCAAATCATCACAACTAATCACCATATTAAATTTATTGCATCTATCTCTTAGTTTTAATTTTCTTCCGccatttttgaaatttcatttgaCATATTTTTCACATGTCTTATTTCAAGAAATCACTCAAATAATTTTTGAATGGATAAGATCTCGAGGAGGCATCAATCATTCCACAAACTAAATTGTCATTTTTTTTCCTACTCAAGTGAGGCATATCATTGCTTTGTACATCGCTTCTATGTTTTACTTCTTAATtacttttattttctttaaaatagtGTCACTTCAAATATCATCTTAATGAAGGGCAAAATGCAACATACACTAAAAGAATTCTCcttattattgtattgtttatttattaattataatcATATCATTAATTAAGTATTATCATTAATGATCTATTATTATTAATAATCCACTATTATTAATTTTCTATTATCAGTAATTATctattaaaattaatcatttaattaaattatagttTGTTATTTAAGTAAAATGAGTTAATTATCCATTTACACAAACTAAACTTGATCCATAATTATCCTCTCATATCTTCTCCATTAGTTAATTCATTCTTTAAGTTAGCAACTTTTTCATTCAAATTATTTCACAAGCATTTGAAATAAAACTTCATATTTAATGTTTTGAATTCTATGCGTATGAATTCAAACTATTGATAATATTTAATTGCATTTTAGAATTATTAAGgttaaattttttaaaaacataaGAGATGTGATTGTGTGTACAATCTCATAAAAAACATAATCACATGTTATTAGAAATTAGACTAGACATATTTTGAACAAAGAAACTAAACATGACAAAATATTAGATTAAAGAACGAATTAATAAATACAACATAATAATCATATCTTAGAATTATTAAGATtggtaatttataatttaaaaacatACAAAATGTGACTTGTGACTTGTGCAATCCTATTAAAAACATAATCAAATGCTATTAAAAATCAGACTAGACatattttgaagaaaaaatataGACACcacaaaatattaaattaatcttgagttaagaaatatatttaaataattaaaaaatattaaaattatatattaaaatatctaactcatattttatatatatatatatattcaatcattTTGATTGCCATGTCTATACATAGGAAACGTTTTATCGTAAAGATAAAACTTGATCGGCATAATGCAATAATCACTATGCATGCTACGAGACAGTCGAAAGGCTAGATGCGAAAAGTCGCTAAACGATATGGTCTAAGAGACAAAAGTTATCAGGCGAGGATCTCTTCGCAAAACGATGTTTTACCTATTATATTTTGGCTTCTTTGCTAACAAGAATATTACATCTGTGTTTCTCTCGAGTCAGGTGTACAACTAAGCTCAGCAATGGTTCCTCACGCGCTTCTCATTCCTTTTCCTGCACAGGGTCACATTAATCCTATGATGCAACTTGCCTGGAAGCTCGTCTCCCATGGATTCCTCCTCACTTTCCTCAACTCTGACAGTAGTCATAACAGCATACTCAAAGCCAACGCTCCAAATTCTTTACATGATAACATCCAAATGATATCCGTTCCCTTTGAATTCCCAGTTATGGATACTCTGGAAGGCATTGGAAATGGCATGGACGCAGTGGAAAAGTGCATGGGGCCTTCTGTTATTGATAGAGTAATTCAGGAAATAAATGCCAGGGAAGAAGAAAACAAGCTCACCTGTATAATTGCAGATGCCTGGATGTCCTTTGGTTTACACCCGCTAGCCACGCTTCACAAAGTTCCCCTCGCCGTTTTCCACACTGCTCCCGTTTCAATCTTCGCCATTCACTACTTCATTACCAATATGGTCTCACTTGGTGTCGTTTCTTCCGATGGTAATATATAATCATCCACTTTCAATTGATTTTAGTTTTTCTTTTATGATTCAAACAACATTTAAATAGCTTTTCCATCCTTGTGGATTTTGTTGTGAAGGAATTCCAAAGCAAGATCAGAAAACAAAATATCTTCCCTCCATGCCGCCGCTGCGTTCTGGAGATCTTCCGTGGTTGTGGGGAGGCGAATACTTTTTTCGGAAAGGTACTCGCATGGCACAAGAAATCAAGCACATTAAATGGATCCTTTTCAATTCTTTCTTAGAGATCGAAGCTCCAGTAGTCGAAACGTTGTCCAAAGAAGTGGGCGTGTATCCAATAGGCCCTCTAATTCCTCCTGAGTTTCTCCATAGTACGGCGAGCACGAAGGTCCTGCCAAGCTTACGGAAACATGAGACGGAATGCTTACAATGGCTAGATAAACAGTGTACCCACTCTGTGATCTACATATCCTTTGGAAGTACTGGAATTATGAGTGAAAAGCAAGTGGAAGAGCTTGCGCTGGGATTAGATGCCACACAGAGACCATTTCTGTGGGTTGTGCGCTCCGATCTGATGAAAGGAAGCGAAGCTATTTTACCTGCTGGTTTCTTGGAGCGAGTGAGAGATAGAGGTTGCATAGTTTCCTGGGCGCCACAGTTAGAGGTGTTATCTCATCCTTCCTTAGCCTGTTTTGTGACTCACTGTGGGTGGAACTCTGTGCAGGAAAGCATCACCATGGGCGTGCCTATGCTTTGTTGGCCTTATTTTGCAGACCAGTTTATTAACCGAACGTATGTTGTGGATGTGTGGAAGTTGGGTTTGCCGTTGGATGCGAATAGCCAAGGAATTCGAGAGAAGGAAgaatttttgaaaggtgtagagatTTTACTGGAATCGGAACAAGGCCTTGAGATAAGAGAGGAAGCgagaaaattgaaaggaattgCTAGGGATACAATCAAGGACGGGGGCTCTTCATGGAATAACTTTAATCTCTTTTTGACTGCCATGAAGAGACAACCAAATGAATGACTTGCTTTCTGGAGCGATTGCTTTGTTTTACTTAGCTCGTTTATCCTGCAGAAAGGAATGCTTTTATCCTGAGCAGGACTTCTCGTCTCCAACTTCGACATAGGTTATGTCGAACCAAAACAATGTTGTGTTAAAAATGGACTTTAATTAGTAAGTATGCTTTCATTTTGCTAACTCTTCATGAAGGATGTTAACGCCGTGCAATTTCATCATAGTTGATGTTGTTACTGTATCAATTAATGATCTCGATAT
This is a stretch of genomic DNA from Cryptomeria japonica unplaced genomic scaffold, Sugi_1.0 HiC_scaffold_669, whole genome shotgun sequence. It encodes these proteins:
- the LOC131872574 gene encoding anthocyanidin 3-O-glucosyltransferase 7-like, with protein sequence MVPHALLIPFPAQGHINPMMQLAWKLVSHGFLLTFLNSDSSHNSILKANAPNSLHDNIQMISVPFEFPVMDTLEGIGNGMDAVEKCMGPSVIDRVIQEINAREEENKLTCIIADAWMSFGLHPLATLHKVPLAVFHTAPVSIFAIHYFITNMVSLGVVSSDGIPKQDQKTKYLPSMPPLRSGDLPWLWGGEYFFRKGTRMAQEIKHIKWILFNSFLEIEAPVVETLSKEVGVYPIGPLIPPEFLHSTASTKVLPSLRKHETECLQWLDKQCTHSVIYISFGSTGIMSEKQVEELALGLDATQRPFLWVVRSDLMKGSEAILPAGFLERVRDRGCIVSWAPQLEVLSHPSLACFVTHCGWNSVQESITMGVPMLCWPYFADQFINRTYVVDVWKLGLPLDANSQGIREKEEFLKGVEILLESEQGLEIREEARKLKGIARDTIKDGGSSWNNFNLFLTAMKRQPNE